The following nucleotide sequence is from Lytechinus pictus isolate F3 Inbred chromosome 10, Lp3.0, whole genome shotgun sequence.
TATGTGGACAGCAAATTTGGTTaaaaccatttttattttcaagaacAGAGCAATAAAGAATATTGGGCATAAAGCTTCATAACTCTGAGCACAATaagaaaatattgtatcattgtaATATTACTCAAGAAAGTCATAATTTATTGCATTCTTGGTTTTATTTGATCGtcagaaattaagaaataaagagaCAAAATAATCAGAATATAAGTGGAAAcaacaaatacaattttaattttcaatccATAAAAAGTGTTAAAATGGACGGATTATTTATCCACCACAATGTTGCATTGTTGTTCATTATTTCCATATTtctgaaaacatgtcagtgtaaTGCATTATCTGTAATGCAAGGGCAAGATGGAAACCTAATTTTCCCATACCCATGTAACAGTACATCAGTCACGTTACAATATTCATACAGAAATCCATTTTACAGATCAACAGATGAATCACAACTTtctttacagaaaaatcaagaaaaCAGATATAAGGTACAGTTAACATGTAATGAGGACAGTCCTAAAGAATGCTTTGTCAACCTCACAATTAGCAGTATCACAAGAGATGATCAAGGGACATACATTCTGTTTGTATATATGGATAGGGAAATACTGGGTGATGCAACACAGAGGATTTGGCTAGGAGTTGATTATCCTCCAGGAAAGGCATCGGTGGTCGGAATGGAAGCAAAGGGTGGAAACTGGATGGCTGTGGATTTCACAGCTCCGTTGGGGAGCATTGGAGGGAAGATAGAATGTTATCAAGGTGGTGAATGGATGCCTCCACTCTCTGAACCAACTGAGACTGATGCGTTATTGAAACAGACTATTCTCATCAGGAAATCACACCCTGTATTTTGCTGTTCTTCTGTTTTCAATGAAGATAAAGATATATGTGCATGCAATGATACTGCATTGTACCTGGAGCCTTCCAGCAGCAATACGCCATGCCCAACTGTCCCAAGGAAAATTCCAACAACCTCTCGGTACAGAAGTCCAGAAGCTTCAGAGATCACATTGTCTGTCACCTCTACAAACTACATCCAATCAACATCAACAAAATTCCAGGATGCCTGTAATAAGTCCCCACATAATCTGAAAATGGCACTCATAATTTCACCAATTGTTATGGTCATTGTAGTAATGATTCTATTTCTCCTTTATAAGAGGAGACAGAAGTGTAGTAACAACAATAACAGATTGTATGGCGCTTCTTCATCAAAAAGTTTTGAAGATATTAATAATGAAGCTCAAGAAAGTACAATGGTGAGATTTAATTGAACTGGAGAACAAAGTGAATGCTACTGCCACTATTTAATCAAAGAAACCTCAAATCCACAATTTCTGAAATGATAGGCCTACagattgtaatgataataataatagatgggATTTGTAATGTGCCAAATCCCCGCAGCAGAGTGCCTAAGGcgcaatgaaagaaagaaagagagagaaattataaacaaataaaatgataaatcaaGGAACATTGTGCTGATTTTATTCCACACTCAGTCATCGATGATAAAtgcaagaatgaaaaaaagtaaaatcaaaCAGAAAATAGTTCAGGAACAAGTtccatgaaaaatgaaatgacctGATTAATGGGCTGATATAGGCTCTCGAGCCAGTCAGtactggattttttttaaggttCTATAACTTCTATTTGCTTTGTTCAACTTTGCCGCCCTGTGTGCTTTTCTCTGATGTTTGTACAATAAAAAGctaatttatatttcttctcagTGCAATTCATGAACCTTGTAGCACCAAACATAATTTGGTATGTCGACTATCAACTCTAAATTTTCGAATAGGTATAACAAAGGCCAATGCATACCTCATCatcagtagcagcagcagcagcagcagcaattAAAGCAAGTTTTAGGactcttcatttaaaaaataaacaatattcaaaatttactCCATGAAGGCAGCTGTGTAAAAAATACTgcaaatagaaaaataataatcaaatacaCTGAGTACCACAGGTCATTATAGCAAGAGTGACATTTTTCACATTTGTAGAATGTTCACAGGCTTCATTGGATTTTTAAGGGTCAGTCACATACTGCACTTTGACAATGATATTTAAGAATGTATTGAAATTATTGATTCCATTCTCCAACTGGTTTATATAATGATTTATACCTGTGACAAATGGTTACTTTGCGTAGCATaatctgataaaaatatttAGGCAGATGACAGATAGTAATATGTGATAGTCTTGATATTTTCAAGCTCATTAAATTTTTCTCTACCTGCTATAGGCAAGGGCCTATTCATCCATATTCATCCATTCTCATGACCTATACAAGAAGatccattttttaaatgaaagaacACATACTAGGAATTATGACATCTTTATTGCCAGCTAAATTAGTCATTCCTTACTAAGCTGTCAATTCACAAAACCATTTACAGCTAACTTGcatcttaaggccaccgcacaccttacgacccgaccagtcgccaactggcttgcgactgggtgaggggagatgtgacgtcacagctcttgtcagctttgagtcgcagaccggtcagagacaagtcgcaaggaaaatcggaaggatttgacatgtcgaatcttTATAACtcgatcgcaagctcaatccaacttccaaccaatcagacagcagagttgcacgacgcgtatatgataaacaacgcgcatacgcagtagtaagcgcactttctcagttgctatgccaaaaagcaaaaagtgcatgcgtgagtcgcagatcggatcgcaaggtgtgcggtgtcgaggcttatgactgccttgcgactcatctcccctcactcagtcgcaagccagtctgcgaccagtcgggtcgtatggtgtgcggtggccttaattTCACTACCAAACTTCAAGTTGGTGATAAACCACTTCAACCCTTAATGAATATATccttaaaggccaccgcacaccttacgacccgaatggtcggcgactggctcgcgactgagtgaggggagatgtgacgtcacagctcttgtcagcttgataGTCGCAGatcggtcagagacaagtcgcaaggaaatcggaaggatttgacatgtcgaatccttatgactggatcgcaagctcaatccaacttccagccaatcagacagcagagttgcacgacgcatatatgataaacaacgcgctTACGCACTTTCTCGgttgctatggcaaaaagcaaaaagcgcatgcgtgagtcgcagatcggatcgcaaggtgtgctgtgtcgaggcttatgactaccttgtgattcatctcccctcactcagtcgcaagccagtcgcagaccagtcgggtcATAAGGTGTGCGGCGGCCTTAAAATAGAGATTGTTTAAGGGTGTCTGTAAGAGAGGGTGTTATTATGTGTGTGATATTGGTAAAGTTCCTTTTGAAACTGAATAGCTTATGTAGATTCAATTAAGAATCATTGCATGGCTGGCAGAAGGGCACACACACTAAATCCCATCTAACCTATAAAATATCGACTTATTTCAGACCAAATTTACTATGCATGTTCaatttcatccttttattcCCTTATTTAAGGTTGGTCTGAAATAAGTTCATAATATCTTATAGGTTAGATAGGATTTAGTGTGTGCGCCCTTCTGCCAGCCGTGcgatgaaatatcaaataaaaatatatatatataattcaaatattttcagaagTCAAGTCCATGCACAATAAATGAGTGAATATTTGGAGaacattgaacaaaatataaccCTGAAAATATGTCATACTCACTAATCCTCTTGTATCTTATTTGTGTGAAATGgcaaatacttcaatttcattgatttggTATAAAAGAAGCTCTATATTAAATCATCATTTCACATATTAaatcttaatttcattgaaaaaaaacaaagcaatAATGCTTATGTGTACATGCCATCACTacctttctcatttgcatatgccCTTgctgtgcatatcactattttatgaaactaaaacaaaattgacatgATAATACTCTAAATTTCAAATCTTACTTTTATAAAACTCTTTGgtgtcttattttattttatttcacatttattaaaattaacatCTTTCTGTGATAAAAAGGACTCATATAAGATGGCTTACAAAACTTATTATTAAGcatgtacatgaaatatataattggGAATGTATGAAAAGGACAAACATGTGAGGATTTGAATGCCTTTAAAGacatttttgaaataatatattaataCTCATTACTTGAAATAACAAGtattgaaataattcaaaacaATGTGTGAATTAAAGTGTGGTGTTGTCTTGGATAGATTTGTAGATTATCTTGTACTATCAATGGTATATATTCAAGCcctcatttttcacaaatgcAGCAATCTATATTTCATTATTgtccttttttttacttgcaaTTCCAGTACAATAGTTTGTTGTATCGATTCATAACCTACccaaattttatcaaatatatCCAAACATGTATATACCATGTAAATTACTATGTAAAATTCTGTGGTGTGTGTTTTGTGGAAAAAAGAACCTTGAATACAAATTTACTGAAATATGCTTCTGTATGATAGATTTCATacgtaaaaaaaaacctttcatgACATgcttttgattaattgattCAAAACCACGATTATTTAAGAGTTGTGCAATTAACCTCTATGTATCTCACTTCAACTGTCTACTTTGTAAATTAAATGTACTCATATCTTCTTTTTGCATCTTTTCTTATAGTAATTTTTGTACTATCAAAGTGATTTGTGATATGCCATTCCTCACTTCCGTCCATTTTTATTCCACTATTGTGTCTATactttattttgtaatatcagtacaattggtttttttttttaagttcctaactaaaaaaaaaatcatcaaatatacaCAACATGTACACACCATGCAttcattttgtgtgtgtgtgtctcacAGAAAAAAACCTTGATAAATATTCACTGAAATATTgccttttcatgaattttatattaaaatgtacttaattcatgcattttatgagTAAGTTGTACTTCATGCTTATTGATCATTATCATTCAAGAGATCTTTGTCTCTAATACATCATTCCTGAACTGTCTATTttgtaacattaaaaaaaaatattatttctaatAAATCTGAACCTCTCATGAACATTTTGTTGTTTGCTTTATTTGGTTTACAAGTCTTATACAATGATGGTTGCATGTGTGCTTTGTATGTATACTCTCATGCTACTTGTAAATGattatgtatgtgtgtgtgggggtgaggATGTGTGTGTTGTTTCTAATCTATATGGTCAACCTGATCAGCAATagatatatgaaattaatatttaacttctaaaatttgaagaaaaatattacaatcacATCAGATCATTCAGGAACCAAGTTAATTTCTGATTAATCTATAGAATCTATAAAGACCATTGTGACAATAGGACTGACCTTTGACACCCCAATTAAAATCAGATCAGTGCAACTTTGATATTGCACATTTTGAGGCAAATCTGAAGTTCATACATCGGTTTTTCTTTCCTTATGTGAACAAGCAATTTCCATGAAAATTCCATGACAAATTATCTGATCATATCCACTCATCAGATCATCTTCAATTACATCATACATACATgagcaaaattgaaatttgatccGTCTACCAGGGTTTGGAAGAAACTGTTTATAAATGTGTCCATGTCTATTACTTTCCTCAAAGCATGGACTTTGGACTCATGCAAGCTaacataacaaaaaaacaacTGGGAGAAAAAATCCATCTGTTCTGGGCTGCTCACACTTGAAACAAATGGTAACCAATACCTAGCATCGATCTACATGTAGACCAAGAGCATGTTCAAGCCAAACATataaaacctacatgtatgtgaaaggtttattcatttctcaaggaaatgaaggaaaaaattcTAGCTATATAGGCTGATATTTTTGTGAAGACGCTGAAAAGGCATATTATTCTAATAAACTATCCAGCCAGCAAAATATTTGAGGGTTACTTGTATGCATGAATAAGAAGGAAAATTTGTGATTATCTTTAGAATAATATTATTACTAAATTGATATTGGTATACATCACGATTGCTCTTTCCCCATAATGGGAAAGAAAGGTTTGACTGGGCTGGAAAAGTTTATTTCCAAGAATtagtttgcatttttttttaaatctgtataaaaaaaaaatcatgtttcatATGAATATCCATAGTGTGAATGGGCCCAATGTTATGATCGTTTTGCCGCCAAGGCTGGTTTGGAATGCTTTCAGCCAGTGTCTGATTGGATGCTATTTTTGTCATCTGTTGTCAACTGA
It contains:
- the LOC135155809 gene encoding uncharacterized protein LOC135155809, with the translated sequence MDGLFIHHNVALLFIISIFLKTCQCNALSVMQGQDGNLIFPYPCNSTSVTLQYSYRNPFYRSTDESQLSLQKNQENRYKVQLTCNEDSPKECFVNLTISSITRDDQGTYILFVYMDREILGDATQRIWLGVDYPPGKASVVGMEAKGGNWMAVDFTAPLGSIGGKIECYQGGEWMPPLSEPTETDALLKQTILIRKSHPVFCCSSVFNEDKDICACNDTALYLEPSSSNTPCPTVPRKIPTTSRYRSPEASEITLSVTSTNYIQSTSTKFQDACITKANAYLIISSSSSSSSN